From Pontibacter actiniarum, a single genomic window includes:
- the pstA gene encoding phosphate ABC transporter permease PstA has translation MTNSDINRLKDKAFQVFGIFCTFIGLVVLAIFLIDIIAEGVARIDWDFLVSLPSRRASRAGILTAWVGTLWILVLTTLIAFPLGVAAGVYLEEYSKKNRLNNFLEINISNLAGVPSIIYGLLGLEIFVRQMRLGGSLLAGALTLSLLILPIIIVTTREAIKAVPRSIRDGSYALGASKWQTVWNQVLPASFGGILTGIILALSRAVGEAAPLIVIGALAYVPFTPASPFDEFTVLPIQIFNWTSRPQEAFLTNAAAAIIVLLIITFMLNGIAVYLRNRQQKKIKW, from the coding sequence ATGACTAACTCCGACATCAACAGGCTAAAGGACAAGGCATTTCAGGTCTTCGGCATCTTTTGCACCTTTATAGGGCTGGTCGTGCTGGCGATCTTCCTTATTGACATCATCGCAGAGGGTGTGGCCCGTATCGACTGGGACTTCCTGGTTAGCCTGCCATCGCGCAGGGCCAGCCGCGCCGGCATCTTAACGGCCTGGGTGGGTACGCTCTGGATCCTGGTGCTCACCACGCTTATCGCCTTCCCGCTCGGCGTGGCCGCAGGGGTCTACCTGGAGGAGTACAGCAAGAAAAACAGGCTGAACAACTTCCTGGAGATCAACATTTCGAACCTGGCGGGTGTGCCCTCCATTATCTACGGCCTGCTGGGCCTGGAGATCTTCGTGCGCCAGATGCGCCTGGGCGGCAGCCTGCTGGCCGGCGCGCTTACGCTGTCGCTGCTCATCCTGCCGATCATCATCGTAACGACGCGGGAGGCGATCAAGGCTGTGCCGCGCAGCATCCGCGACGGCTCCTATGCGCTGGGCGCCTCCAAGTGGCAAACCGTCTGGAACCAGGTGCTGCCAGCTTCCTTCGGCGGGATTCTTACCGGCATCATCCTGGCGCTCTCAAGAGCGGTGGGCGAAGCAGCGCCGCTCATTGTAATCGGAGCCCTGGCCTATGTGCCTTTCACACCGGCCTCGCCCTTTGATGAGTTCACCGTATTGCCGATCCAGATCTTTAACTGGACCTCCAGGCCGCAGGAGGCGTTCCTGACGAATGCAGCAGCGGCCATTATTGTACTGTTGATTATCACCTTTATG
- the pstC gene encoding phosphate ABC transporter permease subunit PstC gives MRVSEKIIEGLLWLAAVITILITAGIIWVLLSESISFFRVVPLSDFLTEKEWTPLFADKKFGIMPLVAGTLLTTAVAIAVALPIGLTIAVYLNEYAHATLKQVVKPMLEVLATIPTVVYGFFALTVVTPFLQQIIPSLAGFNALSAGIVMGIMIIPMISSLSEDAISSVPRSLREAAYGMGSTRLQTSFGVMVPAASSGIVVSVILAISRAVGETMIVAIAAGQQPRLTLNPLVPIETITTYIVQVSLGDVPQGSLEYKTIFAAGITLFVFTFALNNLSFWIKKKYQEKYD, from the coding sequence TTGAGAGTATCAGAGAAAATTATCGAGGGCTTGTTGTGGTTAGCAGCCGTAATCACAATACTCATCACGGCAGGCATTATTTGGGTGCTCCTGTCCGAGTCTATCAGCTTTTTCAGGGTGGTTCCGCTTTCAGACTTCCTGACCGAGAAGGAGTGGACGCCCCTGTTTGCCGATAAGAAGTTTGGCATTATGCCGCTGGTGGCGGGCACCTTGCTAACCACGGCCGTTGCCATTGCGGTGGCCCTGCCCATTGGCCTGACCATTGCCGTGTACCTGAACGAGTACGCTCATGCTACCCTGAAACAGGTTGTAAAACCAATGCTGGAGGTGCTGGCAACCATCCCAACGGTCGTGTACGGGTTCTTTGCCCTGACGGTGGTCACGCCGTTCCTGCAGCAGATTATCCCGTCGCTGGCTGGTTTTAACGCCCTTTCAGCCGGTATCGTAATGGGCATTATGATCATCCCGATGATCTCCTCGCTAAGTGAGGATGCCATCAGCTCGGTGCCGCGCTCCCTGCGCGAGGCTGCCTACGGCATGGGCTCCACCCGCCTGCAGACGTCCTTCGGGGTAATGGTACCGGCCGCCTCGTCGGGCATTGTGGTGTCGGTTATACTTGCCATCTCCAGGGCCGTGGGCGAAACCATGATTGTGGCGATTGCCGCCGGGCAGCAGCCGCGCCTGACGCTGAACCCGCTCGTGCCGATCGAGACGATCACCACGTACATCGTGCAGGTAAGCCTGGGCGACGTGCCGCAGGGCTCGCTGGAGTACAAGACCATCTTCGCGGCAGGTATTACCCTGTTTGTCTTCACGTTTGCGCTGAACAACCTCAGCTTCTGGATTAAAAAGAAATACCAGGAAAAATATGACTAA
- a CDS encoding PstS family phosphate ABC transporter substrate-binding protein codes for MLNFRLNNIKVNAALLMGTALMLGACGGNSETDSGLSGNIQIDGSSTVYPITEAVAEEYRAEARDVRVTVGVSGTGGGFKKFTRGDIDIVDASRQIKPSEDSLAQANGISYVELPVAYDGLTVVVHPENDWVKDITIEELKKIWEPAAQGTIKRWNQIRPEWPDQEIHLYGPGVESGTYDYFTEAVVGESGASRGDYTASEDDNVLVQGVSTDPNALGFFGYAYYEENQGKLKVVPVDDLNDSNGKGAITPTLETVKDGSYAPLSRPLFIYVNSKATASPATVDFVNFYLDNAAALSQEVGYIPMPDELYKEQKQKFAQFAKGTQQQGTQQ; via the coding sequence ATGTTAAACTTTAGGCTTAACAACATCAAAGTAAACGCGGCCCTACTCATGGGTACAGCACTGATGCTCGGTGCCTGTGGCGGCAACTCAGAAACTGACTCCGGCCTTTCCGGCAACATCCAGATAGACGGCTCCTCTACCGTGTACCCTATTACAGAGGCTGTGGCAGAGGAGTACCGTGCCGAGGCGCGGGACGTGCGGGTGACCGTGGGGGTGTCCGGCACCGGCGGCGGCTTTAAGAAGTTTACCCGAGGCGACATTGATATTGTGGACGCCTCCCGCCAGATAAAGCCGTCTGAGGACAGCCTGGCGCAGGCAAACGGCATTTCGTATGTGGAGCTTCCTGTAGCGTACGACGGCCTGACAGTAGTGGTACACCCTGAGAACGACTGGGTAAAGGACATCACGATCGAGGAACTGAAGAAAATATGGGAGCCGGCAGCGCAGGGCACCATTAAACGCTGGAACCAGATTCGCCCGGAGTGGCCCGACCAGGAAATTCACCTGTACGGCCCTGGCGTTGAGTCTGGCACGTACGATTACTTTACCGAGGCTGTTGTAGGCGAAAGCGGCGCCAGCCGTGGCGACTACACGGCCAGCGAAGACGACAACGTGCTGGTACAGGGGGTGTCTACCGACCCTAACGCACTTGGCTTTTTTGGCTACGCCTACTATGAGGAGAACCAGGGCAAGCTAAAGGTGGTGCCGGTCGACGACCTGAACGACAGCAATGGCAAAGGGGCGATCACGCCGACGCTTGAGACGGTAAAGGACGGTTCCTATGCGCCGCTTTCCCGCCCGCTCTTCATCTACGTTAACTCCAAGGCCACTGCCAGCCCGGCCACGGTGGACTTTGTAAACTTCTACCTGGACAATGCCGCCGCGCTGAGCCAGGAGGTGGGATACATCCCGATGCCAGACGAGCTGTACAAAGAGCAGAAGCAGAAGTTTGCGCAGTTTGCCAAAGGCACGCAACAGCAGGGGACGCAACAGTAA
- a CDS encoding FmdC precursor: protein MYKKLKSLLLAMLGCLALSTAQGQSVNYSRFGKGLQFIAADSSFSLKFSTRFQMLYQGGINTTTDQLDDRFLIRRARLKFEGFAYSPKLEYKIELGLSNSDIGNDDPAMFNNASNVILDAVAKWNFAPHWELWVGQTKLPGNRERIISSQKMQFVDRSLLNSRFNIDRDAGVQLHHAHSIGRVLIREVASVSMGEGRDIAVDNAGGYDYTGKVEVFPLGDFEGDGAYVGSDIYREETPKLAVAAAYDFNDGATRSRGQLGDFLSEQRDLHTFFADAMFKYRGFSAMAEYANSSATGGPVVSRTDEGVVEETFVTGNAFNIQGGYLFKTNWEVAGRYTAYNPAAVTNLRAQEQYTLGMSKYIVGHSLKVQSEITLQDQPGRENSYLFRLQMEVSL, encoded by the coding sequence GTGTACAAGAAGCTAAAGAGCCTCCTTTTGGCTATGCTAGGTTGCCTTGCCCTAAGTACAGCACAGGGCCAAAGCGTAAACTACTCCCGATTCGGCAAAGGCCTGCAGTTTATCGCCGCCGACTCTTCTTTCAGCCTTAAATTCAGCACCCGTTTCCAGATGCTGTACCAGGGCGGCATCAACACCACCACCGACCAGCTGGACGACCGCTTCCTGATCCGCAGAGCGCGCCTTAAGTTCGAGGGCTTTGCCTATTCGCCTAAGCTGGAGTATAAAATAGAGCTCGGCCTGAGCAACAGCGATATCGGCAACGATGACCCGGCCATGTTCAACAATGCCAGCAACGTTATACTTGACGCGGTGGCCAAGTGGAACTTCGCCCCGCACTGGGAGCTGTGGGTAGGGCAGACGAAGCTGCCCGGCAACCGGGAGCGCATCATCTCCTCGCAGAAAATGCAGTTTGTGGACCGGAGCCTGCTCAACTCGCGCTTTAACATTGACCGCGACGCAGGGGTGCAGCTGCACCACGCCCACAGCATCGGCCGTGTGCTGATCCGAGAGGTGGCCTCTGTCTCCATGGGCGAAGGGCGCGACATTGCGGTAGACAACGCCGGCGGCTACGACTACACCGGGAAAGTAGAGGTGTTTCCGCTCGGCGATTTTGAGGGAGACGGCGCCTACGTTGGCAGCGACATTTACCGGGAGGAAACACCCAAGCTCGCCGTTGCCGCCGCCTATGACTTTAACGACGGTGCCACCCGCTCCAGGGGGCAGCTGGGCGACTTCCTGAGCGAGCAGCGCGACCTGCACACCTTCTTCGCCGATGCCATGTTTAAGTACAGAGGCTTCTCTGCCATGGCAGAGTACGCCAACAGCAGCGCCACCGGCGGTCCCGTCGTCAGCAGAACAGACGAAGGCGTTGTTGAGGAGACCTTTGTGACAGGCAACGCCTTTAACATCCAGGGCGGCTATCTCTTTAAAACCAACTGGGAAGTGGCCGGCCGCTATACCGCCTACAACCCGGCGGCGGTAACAAACCTGCGTGCGCAGGAGCAGTACACCCTGGGCATGTCTAAGTACATTGTGGGCCATAGCCTGAAGGTGCAAAGCGAGATAACCCTGCAGGACCAGCCGGGCCGGGAAAACAGCTACCTTTTCAGGCTGCAGATGGAGGTATCGCTTTAG
- a CDS encoding TonB-dependent receptor, which translates to MLRKITSLISLLGLTVSVVFAQSGVIRGQLTSSETGEELIGATVVIKGTSNGAATDLDGKFNLANIKPGTYEVQASYISYEPKTVTGVVVKENEVTVLNIRLGAATTNLKEVVIEGRAIRSSENTLRNTQKKAAVVMDGISAEQFSRSGDSDAAAALTRVTGISLEGSKYVYVRGLGDRYVKTSLNGAEIPGLDPNRNTVQMDLFPSNLLDNLTVSKTFTPDMPGSFSGGFVNITTKDFPDRYTLQFSTSIGYNDQATFNNRFLSSNKGGSDWLGFDDGTRAVPDAINYQIPFESYSNKQLAEQIDEATNAFNTEMGPKRMTAPVNHSHSFSLGNQTELFGRQFGYVVGLSYQRNYAYYNNGTFGLWELNSVGANGLNNNNLYEDEKGVEEVSLGFLSNFALKLNSNNKVSLNLIRNQSGSNSSRYLFGTYPGTSGVSDDRAIFESRALHYTQRALSSAQLKGEHVLTGLKGSKVDWLASFTLSQQDEPDLRFFANDYFVNGTDTTYRIQPAAYTLPSRFFRDLDETNLDVKVNIETPLTIWNGLEAKTKFGAAAIRKDRKFRENIYRYRFNEGYGYNGSIADFFAPENLGIVARPEDPESGGLYRYGVFLEDGSQRTNNYDGQEAVYAGYAMVDLPLTAKLRVVTGARVEVTDMFVESFNKSLMPGELNQVDVLPSVNATYSLTEKMNLRAGYSRTLARPNFREIAPYTSFDFVGEPAFTGNANLERTTIDNFDTRWEWYPNLGEYVSVSAFYKNFQNPIERTINTLAQNNEIFIKNVDNAKVYGLEFEVNKRLSFISSGLDNFIVSSNLSLIKSEVSIEPQELEIIRAVRPGADATRPLFGQSPFVANASLTYQNDSLGLIATANYNVFGDRISAISVGGTPNIYERSRPLASLVVSKRLGDSFTAKVSVDNIFNPAFVNSHEYNGKEYIYSSYKQGRTFAVGVTYRID; encoded by the coding sequence ATGTTACGTAAAATCACGAGCTTAATAAGCTTATTGGGCCTTACTGTGTCCGTTGTGTTTGCACAGAGCGGCGTTATCAGAGGGCAGCTCACAAGTAGCGAGACTGGCGAAGAGCTGATAGGGGCCACAGTCGTGATAAAAGGGACATCCAACGGTGCGGCCACCGACCTGGATGGGAAGTTTAACCTGGCAAACATCAAGCCCGGCACCTATGAGGTGCAGGCATCCTATATCTCCTATGAGCCCAAAACGGTTACGGGCGTTGTAGTGAAAGAAAACGAAGTAACCGTTCTCAACATCAGGCTCGGCGCTGCCACCACCAATCTGAAAGAGGTCGTGATAGAGGGGAGAGCCATCAGGAGCTCCGAAAACACGCTGCGCAACACGCAGAAAAAGGCGGCTGTGGTGATGGACGGTATCTCTGCGGAGCAGTTCTCCAGAAGCGGGGACAGCGATGCCGCAGCGGCCCTAACCCGCGTCACCGGCATCTCCCTGGAAGGCAGCAAGTATGTGTATGTGCGTGGCCTGGGCGACCGCTACGTGAAAACCTCCCTGAACGGTGCCGAGATCCCGGGCCTCGACCCCAACAGAAATACGGTGCAGATGGACCTCTTCCCGTCGAACCTGCTGGACAACCTGACGGTTTCCAAAACCTTCACCCCCGATATGCCGGGCAGCTTCTCGGGCGGGTTTGTGAACATCACCACAAAAGATTTCCCGGACAGGTATACTCTGCAGTTCTCTACCTCCATTGGCTACAACGACCAGGCGACCTTCAACAACAGGTTTCTGAGCTCCAACAAAGGGGGCTCCGACTGGCTGGGGTTTGATGACGGTACCAGAGCTGTGCCAGATGCGATAAACTACCAGATCCCGTTTGAAAGCTACTCTAACAAGCAGCTAGCCGAGCAAATAGACGAGGCCACAAACGCCTTCAACACGGAGATGGGGCCAAAGAGGATGACAGCCCCCGTTAACCACTCTCACTCCTTTTCGCTGGGGAACCAGACGGAGCTTTTTGGCCGCCAGTTCGGCTACGTGGTGGGGCTCTCTTACCAAAGAAACTACGCTTACTACAACAACGGCACCTTCGGGCTTTGGGAGCTGAACAGTGTGGGAGCCAATGGCCTGAACAACAACAACCTGTACGAGGATGAAAAAGGCGTTGAGGAGGTGTCGCTTGGCTTCCTGTCGAACTTCGCCCTGAAGCTCAACAGCAACAACAAAGTATCGCTGAACCTGATCCGGAACCAGAGCGGCAGCAACTCCAGCAGGTACCTGTTCGGAACATACCCGGGCACCTCCGGCGTGAGCGACGACAGAGCCATTTTTGAGTCGAGGGCACTGCACTACACGCAGCGGGCCCTGTCCAGCGCGCAGCTAAAAGGGGAGCACGTGCTTACCGGCCTGAAGGGCAGCAAGGTGGATTGGCTGGCGTCTTTTACCCTGTCGCAGCAGGATGAGCCGGACCTGCGCTTCTTTGCTAACGACTACTTTGTGAACGGCACAGATACGACGTACCGCATTCAGCCGGCTGCCTATACGCTGCCGTCGCGCTTCTTCAGGGATCTGGATGAGACAAACCTGGACGTGAAAGTAAACATCGAGACGCCGCTCACCATCTGGAACGGCCTAGAGGCAAAAACAAAGTTCGGCGCCGCCGCCATTCGCAAAGACAGAAAGTTCAGGGAGAACATCTACCGCTACAGGTTCAACGAAGGCTACGGCTACAACGGAAGCATCGCTGATTTCTTCGCCCCTGAGAACCTCGGCATTGTGGCGCGCCCTGAGGACCCGGAAAGCGGCGGCTTGTATCGCTATGGCGTTTTCCTGGAGGATGGCTCACAGCGCACCAACAACTACGATGGGCAGGAGGCCGTTTACGCAGGCTACGCTATGGTAGACCTTCCGCTGACAGCAAAGCTAAGGGTGGTAACCGGTGCCCGTGTGGAGGTGACAGACATGTTCGTCGAAAGCTTCAACAAATCGCTGATGCCAGGGGAGCTGAACCAGGTTGATGTGCTGCCTTCTGTAAACGCGACCTATAGCCTGACAGAGAAAATGAACCTGAGGGCGGGGTACTCCAGAACGCTGGCAAGGCCTAACTTCAGGGAGATTGCGCCTTATACTTCCTTCGACTTTGTTGGCGAGCCCGCCTTTACGGGTAACGCAAACCTGGAGCGGACCACCATCGACAACTTTGACACAAGGTGGGAGTGGTACCCTAACCTGGGGGAGTATGTAAGTGTGAGCGCGTTCTACAAGAACTTCCAGAACCCGATAGAGCGCACCATCAACACGCTGGCGCAGAACAACGAGATTTTTATCAAGAACGTGGACAACGCCAAAGTATACGGGCTGGAGTTTGAGGTTAACAAGCGCCTGTCGTTCATTTCCTCCGGGCTTGATAACTTCATTGTGAGCTCCAACCTTTCCCTGATCAAGTCTGAGGTTAGTATCGAGCCCCAGGAGCTGGAGATTATCCGGGCCGTGCGGCCGGGTGCAGATGCCACAAGGCCCCTGTTCGGGCAGTCGCCTTTTGTTGCCAACGCCAGCCTAACCTATCAGAACGATTCGCTGGGCCTGATTGCCACGGCAAACTACAATGTGTTCGGCGACAGAATCTCCGCGATCTCGGTTGGGGGGACGCCAAACATCTACGAGCGCTCCAGGCCACTGGCCAGCCTGGTCGTGTCAAAGCGCCTGGGCGACTCCTTCACGGCAAAAGTATCGGTGGATAACATCTTTAACCCTGCCTTTGTGAACAGCCACGAGTACAACGGGAAAGAGTACATCTACTCCTCGTACAAGCAGGGCAGAACGTTCGCAGTGGGGGTTACCTACCGCATAGACTAA
- a CDS encoding AAA family ATPase: MNTYQLKIKQVFNEVSKVVVGQSYMVDRLLIGLFTGGHILLEGVPGLAKTLTINSLSKALHLDFQRIQFTPDLLPSDLIGTMIYNQNASIFEVKKGPIFANLILADEVNRSPAKVQSALLEAMQEKQVTIGETTYKLDLPFLVLATQNPVEHEGTYPLPEAQVDRFMMKVYIDYPKKEDELEIMRRMANMSFTDSVVKVLSKEDIFAIRNEINQVQISETLERYIIELVFATRRPAEYDLLEFAPYIQFGVSPRASIALNRAAKAVAYFDDRDYVLPEDIKEVAYDVMNHRIILNYEAEADGIRTKDFIEAILRKVPIS; the protein is encoded by the coding sequence GTGAACACATATCAACTCAAAATAAAGCAAGTATTTAACGAGGTAAGCAAAGTGGTGGTGGGCCAGTCGTACATGGTTGACCGCCTGCTGATTGGCCTTTTCACCGGCGGCCACATCCTGCTGGAGGGCGTGCCCGGCCTGGCCAAGACGCTTACCATCAACTCCCTCTCCAAAGCACTGCACCTGGACTTCCAGCGTATTCAGTTCACGCCGGACCTGCTGCCCTCCGACCTCATCGGCACGATGATCTATAACCAGAACGCCTCTATTTTTGAGGTGAAGAAAGGGCCGATTTTCGCCAACCTCATACTTGCCGACGAGGTGAACCGCTCCCCTGCCAAAGTGCAGTCGGCGCTGCTGGAGGCAATGCAGGAGAAACAGGTCACCATCGGGGAAACCACCTACAAGCTGGACCTCCCCTTCCTGGTGCTGGCCACGCAGAACCCTGTGGAGCACGAGGGCACCTACCCGCTACCCGAGGCGCAGGTAGACCGCTTTATGATGAAGGTGTACATTGACTACCCCAAAAAGGAGGATGAGCTGGAGATCATGCGCCGCATGGCCAACATGAGCTTTACCGACTCGGTGGTGAAAGTGCTCAGCAAGGAGGATATCTTCGCCATCCGGAACGAGATAAACCAGGTACAGATTTCAGAGACCCTGGAGCGCTATATTATAGAGCTGGTGTTTGCCACCCGTCGCCCGGCGGAGTATGACCTGCTGGAGTTCGCCCCTTACATCCAGTTCGGGGTGTCGCCGCGGGCAAGTATAGCCCTGAACCGTGCCGCCAAGGCCGTGGCTTACTTCGACGACCGCGACTATGTGCTGCCGGAGGACATTAAGGAGGTGGCCTACGATGTAATGAACCACCGCATCATCCTGAACTATGAGGCTGAGGCCGATGGCATCAGAACCAAAGACTTCATAGAGGCCATACTCCGGAAAGTGCCGATCAGTTAG
- a CDS encoding 2Fe-2S iron-sulfur cluster-binding protein produces the protein MAKLTVQNLSNLEVRVTEGQTLLKALQATGTDWMHACGGKGRCTSCRVIVLQGMEHFGPLSAAETRYREKGRLKDNERLTCQCTLTGGEVTGKVPEQTKLPHLNYSG, from the coding sequence ATGGCAAAGTTGACGGTGCAAAACCTGTCGAACCTTGAAGTAAGGGTAACCGAGGGGCAGACGCTGCTGAAAGCCCTCCAGGCCACCGGCACCGACTGGATGCATGCCTGCGGGGGCAAAGGCCGCTGCACCTCCTGCCGCGTCATTGTTTTGCAGGGGATGGAGCACTTTGGGCCGCTCTCGGCTGCCGAAACCCGCTACCGCGAGAAGGGCCGGCTGAAAGATAACGAAAGACTCACGTGCCAGTGTACTTTAACCGGTGGAGAAGTTACCGGGAAAGTGCCCGAGCAGACAAAGCTCCCGCACTTAAACTATAGCGGTTAG
- a CDS encoding thymidine kinase: protein MFIEPRVGNKNHANRRGWIEVICGSMFSGKTEELIRRLNRARIAKQKIEIFKPTVDKRYHEEDVVSHNANSIRSTPIDFAQDMLLLGGSCDVVGIDEAQFFDEGLAEVCVKLANSGVRVIAAGLDMDYQGKPFGPMPALMSVAEYVTKVHAVCVQCGDIANYSFRNAADEKQVLLGESDSYEARCRHCFTEGMKGKKS from the coding sequence ATGTTTATTGAACCACGCGTAGGCAACAAGAACCACGCTAACAGAAGGGGATGGATTGAGGTGATCTGCGGATCCATGTTCTCCGGCAAGACAGAAGAGCTGATCAGGAGGCTGAACCGCGCCAGAATCGCCAAGCAGAAGATCGAGATTTTCAAGCCTACCGTAGACAAGCGCTACCACGAAGAGGATGTGGTATCACATAATGCCAACTCCATACGTTCAACACCTATAGACTTTGCCCAGGACATGCTGTTGCTGGGGGGCAGCTGCGACGTAGTAGGCATAGACGAAGCCCAGTTCTTTGACGAAGGCCTGGCCGAAGTATGCGTGAAACTGGCCAACAGCGGTGTGCGCGTTATCGCCGCCGGCCTGGACATGGACTACCAGGGAAAGCCCTTCGGGCCTATGCCGGCGCTCATGTCGGTGGCGGAGTACGTGACGAAGGTGCACGCCGTTTGCGTACAGTGCGGAGACATCGCCAACTACTCGTTCCGCAACGCCGCAGATGAGAAGCAGGTGCTGTTAGGGGAGTCTGACTCGTACGAGGCCCGCTGCCGCCACTGCTTTACCGAGGGCATGAAGGGGAAGAAAAGCTGA